The Blastocatellia bacterium genomic interval TGGCAACCATAAACCACAAATTAAAATCCGGCCAGGCTATTTATATAAAATAGTCCAGGACACTAAACAAACAAAATTTATTGAGTCTGGTTTAGGTACTCATCCTTTAGAAATACAAGTAGAAAACACATTAAATCAAGGGGCTTATAACGTTAATATTTTTCGTAGTGACAAGCTTCTTAGTCGTCATCCTTCGCTAATACCACAGGAAAAAACATTTTTCCAATTTAAGTATATTCTTTGGGTTGGGATTTTGCCGAAAGTTCAAGAAGGCGAAATACTTCTTTTATCAGATATAGAATTAAACACTAGGTTCCAACAATTTTATTTAATAGGTGTAAAAAAAGCCGAGCTAATACTAGCTGGAGGGGGTTTTGGCCCGGAAAGTAAACCATTTAGTTTTCATTTAATAAATGTAGAAATGTTTTAGGAGGTAATTAAAATGGCGGATTATGTATATGCAATTATTTACGACAGTACAGGAAATTTTGCTGCTTTTACAAAAAATGCTAGCGGCTATTTTTTCTCTGATGGAAATAGTAGTGGAAATATTGTTACAGCAGGCCAACCATTAAATGGAGGGGGGAAATTTGCTTTCCCTGGAGGGGCATTAAATACAAATGAAGACACTACAGCAGGAGCAATTAGAGAGTTTAAGGAAGAAACAAATTATGATTTAACTAACAATTATACAGATACATTTTTTGAAAAATATCTAACTGCTAGTGCTACATATTATGGGGTGTATTTTAAGGTTGCTAGTTTATCTACAATAATTTCGACTATCACGGCAAATTTATTACAAGGTAGTCAAGCTATGGCAGATGTTCAAAGTGGCAAAATTACAGCTTATGCAGATATTTTTACAGCTTATCCTAACTGCCCGCCAGATAATGAGTTAGCTACAGTTGCAAGCTGGAATCTAGTTAATGATGAAATCAAGATCCAAGCCTTAAATGATGATACAGATACAGACTGGTTTTATGACATTTTAGATTATTTGTATGATAGAGAATTTCATACTAGTTAACATAACTTAAATATTTATAAGTGTTTAAGGAGCAGTATGCAATTTGATATAAATAGTTTTTGGACACAATATAAAAAATATTTTTCAAATCCAACAGATGATGAACTTTATCATTTACCATTTATTCTTAACCTTGCATCACAGGATAAAAATATTGATGGTGTCTATCAATTAGCTTATATGTTGGCTACAGCAATGTGGGAAACAGGACAATTTAAGTATTTAGATGAACAGGGTAGCGAGAAATATTTTTCAAAATATCAAAATAAAATAGGCAATACTCAAACCGGTGATGCACAACGCTATCGCGGACGTGGCTATGTTCAATTAACAGGGCGAGCTAATTATAAAACGGCTACAGAAAAGCTTAATTTGCCAGGCGTTAATTTTGAAGATAGCCCATTTTTAGCAGCAGACCCTAAATATGCCTATCAGATAATGGTAAGAGGATGTTTAGAAGGTTGGTTTACAGGTCGCAAACTTTCAGATTATGTTACGGTTGATGGAAGTAAACGCGATTATAAAAATGCTCGCAATGTAATTAATCCAGGTGAGCTAAAAGAGGAAAACGCTCCGGGTGTAGAAAATACAACACTTTGGGCCGGTTACTTTGAGTTAATTTTACAAAATTCTATTGCAGAAGAAGCATTGCCAGAAATTCCCCCAGAATATATTGAAGATGCTTCAGAAAATACAAAATCTTCTGTTCCTAAACTAGTAGTGCAACCAACTGCCCAGATTCCAGCTACACAAGCTGCTTTTAGTTCACCAATAGCCGCTTATGTTGATAAAGCAAAAGAGGTTCTGCCAGCTTCTATTACTACAATAAAGAGATTTGGAGCAATGCTAATTGGATGTCTCAGTAGTATTTCAATGAGTGTTGCAGCTTTTATTAAATCAGAGCCTGTTATTAGCGAAATAGTCATAGGAACAGCCTTAGTTTGTTTAATTTGGCTAATTTCTTTCTATATTTATACTGAACATGTTTTGGATTCTAAGCGAATGCAAGCAACTGCTAGCCCAACAAAAAATAGTGTTAAGTAAAAAATTATTTTTATTTAATACAGTGTAACTTAAATACTCTGATATTTTTATCTAAAGCCCCAGCGGGGCGACATATTTGTAGCGTAGGGTTTCAACCCTACGTATGATAATGCGGGGCAATAGAGTCACGAATGTGACGACATAATTAACCTATTGTATTTGTTAGATTTATTATGTCGTCGCTACGCGACTTTAATTATGTATGATCACTATACCTAGGGCTTACGCCCTAAGCTATATATCTATCGCCCCGTTGGGGCTTAAGATTCAAAAATATAACATTTCTTAGTTTACGCTGTAATTACTTTGCTTTATGGAAATTTTATGAAAGGTCTGGATACTAATAGAAATTGTACAGATTTAGCCAGTTGCTTAAAGCAGAGTGGGATAGATTTTGTTGCTCGTTATTATAGTCGTACTACTAAAAATGCTGATAAACATCTGACTTTAGCCGAAGCACAAGCCCTAAGCCAAGCAGGGCTTTATTTAGTGACAGTCTATGAAGATAGCCCAACTAGCAAAGATTATTTCTCTAGTGATCGTGGCAAAAGTGATGGGAAAAGTGCTTATGCTTATGCACAAGATATAAATCAACCTAGAGATTCAGCCATTTATTTTGCTGTTGACTATGACGCTACAATGGCAGACATAGAAGGCCCAATCATACAATATTTTAATGGTGTATATGATGGGCTTAAAGACTCAGCTAATGCTAAACCAATTTATAAAATTGGGGTTTATGGTTCAGGTGCCACTTGTGATTATCTGCGTAAAAACTTAAGTTTTGTTGAATTTTCCTGGCTTTCCTGCTCTACAGGTTGGTTAAATTCAAAAACTTATAGTAATTGGAATATTAAACAATCCCTTGCCACTACTTCTTTATGTGGACTAGATAAAACAGCATGGGATAGCAACGAATCACAAAGCAATTTTGGACAATTTACTTTACAACCTGCTCAACTAACCAACAATTTACCTACCAATCAACCAAATCAAATTCCAATAACAAATACAGGTTTCTTAAATGCTTCTACAGGTACGCTAAACCGCTTACTGCTAACTCAAACAGGTGTTGTTGGCAGCATTGTTGCTACTGTTGGAGCATTTATCAAAGCTGAACCTGTTGTTAGTGCTGTAATAATTATAATTGCACTGCTGGGAATAACTTGGTTAATCTCATTTTATATCTATTTGGAATACTCATTAGACTGCCAAAGAATTGATATTGCAGCAGATCCAAATAAGCATAATGTTACATAATCATAATCTTTAATCAAAAATTAATTAAATAAAATTTACTATTATCTACATAATTGTATAACTGTAGTTGCTTTTCTCTAGTTGATAAGTTAAATTCTACGACTACACACGATTGATTTAGGAATAGTTATGTCTGCGCCTTTACCTGGGGAAGTAACTCAATTATTAAAACGTTGGAGTGATGGAGACAAGACAGCATTAGAATCAATAATGCTTGTACTCTACGATGATTTGCGTAAGCTAGCTAGTAGGTATCTAAAAAACGAGCGTAAAGATCACACTTTACAGCCTACAGCCTTAGTCCATGAATCTTTTTTAAGGCTAGTCAAAGAACAAGATATTAATTGGGAAAGTCGAGCGCATTTTTTAGCTGTTGCTGCACAAATAATGCGACATATTTTGGTAGATTATGCTCGCAGTCGCAAGGCTGACAAACATGGTGGTCAAATGACTAGACTAGTTTTTGATGAAAGCTTTGATAAACCAGCAGAAGAGGATTTTGACCTAATAAAGCTAGACGACGCTTTAATTTATTTAGCAAAACTTAACCCAACACATAGCCAAATTGTAGAAATGCGATTTTTTGGCGGTATGACAATAGATGAAATTGCTACTGTAGTGGGAGTTTCTTCACGTACAGTTGATCGTAGTTGGTTGATGGCAAAAACTTGGCTTTACCAAGAATTAACAAAATAAGGGGTATGCTTTATGTTTAGTCTTGTTGATGTTGAAAGTGTTGAAACGGTTGAAAATATTGTTCCATTTAATGGAGTAATTATTAAAGTTAGCGGCGGTGGGTGTTTGTTAAATATTACTGGAAACCCTATTTTGGGCTATGATGTGACATTAGGGTTAGTTTCTCCACCAACTACACCTTTGTCATTGCCAAAAATAAAAGCTAGTAGATATAGTTTAGATGGTAAATTAATATCTGAAACACCTTTGGCATTAACAGCATTTGCTGGTTTTGCTGATGAAAATAAAGGCTTACCTACAAAAAACGATACATTAAAAAATGATCCTGGGGAGTCTGTTAAATCTCGATTAGCAAGTTTTCGTTATTTTCCTAATTTTTCTACTTTGTATAAAACACCTAGTTTAGGCTTTAATGGAGATCTTTTTATTAATTGGGAAAAAATACCTTATAAAATTGAATTTCAAGCTAGAGGCGTATTTTCCACTTATAATTTAGCCACTACGCA includes:
- a CDS encoding DUF1906 domain-containing protein: MKGLDTNRNCTDLASCLKQSGIDFVARYYSRTTKNADKHLTLAEAQALSQAGLYLVTVYEDSPTSKDYFSSDRGKSDGKSAYAYAQDINQPRDSAIYFAVDYDATMADIEGPIIQYFNGVYDGLKDSANAKPIYKIGVYGSGATCDYLRKNLSFVEFSWLSCSTGWLNSKTYSNWNIKQSLATTSLCGLDKTAWDSNESQSNFGQFTLQPAQLTNNLPTNQPNQIPITNTGFLNASTGTLNRLLLTQTGVVGSIVATVGAFIKAEPVVSAVIIIIALLGITWLISFYIYLEYSLDCQRIDIAADPNKHNVT
- a CDS encoding NUDIX hydrolase gives rise to the protein MADYVYAIIYDSTGNFAAFTKNASGYFFSDGNSSGNIVTAGQPLNGGGKFAFPGGALNTNEDTTAGAIREFKEETNYDLTNNYTDTFFEKYLTASATYYGVYFKVASLSTIISTITANLLQGSQAMADVQSGKITAYADIFTAYPNCPPDNELATVASWNLVNDEIKIQALNDDTDTDWFYDILDYLYDREFHTS
- a CDS encoding sigma-70 family RNA polymerase sigma factor, which translates into the protein MSAPLPGEVTQLLKRWSDGDKTALESIMLVLYDDLRKLASRYLKNERKDHTLQPTALVHESFLRLVKEQDINWESRAHFLAVAAQIMRHILVDYARSRKADKHGGQMTRLVFDESFDKPAEEDFDLIKLDDALIYLAKLNPTHSQIVEMRFFGGMTIDEIATVVGVSSRTVDRSWLMAKTWLYQELTK